A region from the Microbispora sp. ZYX-F-249 genome encodes:
- a CDS encoding ABC transporter permease: protein MNATMLGLRRGWIEQLNQWSDRKELFNAVAGSVVTYGLLILWIGDTPVEGTTVTAGTFMTPGFIAFAIFSTGLTALPMLIAADREEGTLLRARTLPRGIRVYLVGRATTVLLTILVNITLVLAFAIPLAGVPAPATPARWFTLGWVVVLGTLAVVPVGAVIGSLLPGPKAGAMLALPAMLLMVVSGVMLPLETMPDLVRRIAEVFPLYWQALGLRAALLPDSVLAAEVAHAWRLGQAAAVLGAWAVGGMVLAPWLLRRVRGK from the coding sequence ATGAACGCGACGATGCTGGGACTGCGCCGGGGCTGGATCGAGCAGCTCAACCAGTGGAGCGACCGCAAGGAGCTGTTCAACGCCGTCGCGGGGAGCGTCGTCACCTACGGGCTGCTCATCCTCTGGATCGGCGACACACCGGTCGAGGGCACGACCGTCACCGCGGGGACGTTCATGACGCCGGGCTTCATCGCGTTCGCGATCTTCTCGACCGGGCTGACGGCGCTGCCCATGCTGATCGCCGCGGACCGGGAGGAGGGGACGCTGCTGCGGGCGCGCACGCTGCCCCGGGGCATCCGGGTCTACCTGGTCGGCCGCGCCACCACCGTGCTGCTGACGATCCTCGTCAACATCACTCTGGTCCTGGCCTTCGCGATCCCGCTGGCCGGGGTCCCGGCTCCGGCGACGCCCGCGCGCTGGTTCACCCTCGGGTGGGTCGTCGTGCTCGGCACGCTGGCCGTCGTGCCGGTGGGCGCGGTCATCGGCAGCCTGCTGCCCGGCCCCAAGGCGGGCGCCATGCTCGCCCTGCCCGCGATGCTCCTGATGGTCGTCTCCGGGGTGATGCTGCCGCTGGAGACGATGCCCGACCTCGTGCGCCGCATCGCGGAGGTGTTCCCGCTCTACTGGCAGGCGCTCGGGCTGCGCGCGGCGCTCCTGCCCGACTCGGTCCTCGCGGCCGAGGTCGCGCACGCGTGGCGGCTGGGCCAGGCGGCCGCCGTGCTGGGCGCGTGGGCGGTCGGCGGTATGGTTCTAGCCCCCTGGTTGCTGCGCCGGGTCCGCGGAAAGTGA
- a CDS encoding helix-turn-helix transcriptional regulator produces the protein MAEEPVFNRIAVLRADRGVSRRDLAAALGVHYQTVGYLERGEYSPSLHLALRIAEFFEVPVEVVFSLKPFPKLGSAS, from the coding sequence GTGGCCGAGGAGCCGGTGTTCAACCGCATCGCGGTGCTGAGGGCCGACCGCGGCGTCTCGCGCCGGGACCTGGCCGCCGCGCTCGGGGTGCACTACCAGACGGTGGGCTACCTGGAGCGCGGCGAGTACAGCCCCAGCCTCCACCTGGCCCTGCGGATCGCCGAGTTCTTCGAGGTGCCGGTGGAGGTCGTCTTCTCCCTCAAGCCGTTTCCCAAGCTGGGGAGCGCGTCATGA
- a CDS encoding GyrI-like domain-containing protein has product MIIVDRPETLVVGFAVRTTNAAEADPARAQLPGLWARAGAPGAFAHVPGRVDENLYAVLTDYESDHNGAYTQIVGVAVRTAARLPEGMVAVRVPGVPALLFEARGPMPGALTEAWQQVWKHAESGLTPARAFTTDLEIHHPGGVDLFVATLPSFGDPTGPIPPVQATPA; this is encoded by the coding sequence GTGATCATCGTTGACCGTCCGGAGACGCTCGTGGTCGGCTTCGCCGTGCGGACGACCAACGCGGCGGAGGCGGACCCGGCCCGCGCCCAGTTGCCGGGCCTGTGGGCCCGCGCCGGCGCGCCCGGCGCCTTCGCGCACGTGCCCGGCCGGGTCGACGAGAACCTGTACGCCGTGCTGACGGACTACGAGAGCGACCACAACGGCGCCTACACGCAGATCGTCGGCGTGGCCGTGCGTACGGCCGCGCGGCTGCCCGAGGGCATGGTCGCCGTGCGGGTGCCCGGCGTGCCCGCGCTGCTGTTCGAGGCGCGGGGGCCGATGCCGGGGGCGCTCACGGAGGCCTGGCAGCAGGTGTGGAAACACGCGGAGTCGGGCCTCACCCCGGCCCGCGCCTTCACCACCGACCTGGAGATCCACCACCCCGGGGGCGTCGACCTCTTCGTGGCCACGCTCCCGTCGTTCGGGGATCCGACCGGGCCCATCCCGCCGGTTCAGGCCACGCCCGCCTGA
- a CDS encoding GuaB1 family IMP dehydrogenase-related protein gives MRFLNDVTPPYDLTYSDVFMVPSRSSVGSRLAVDLSTGDGTGTTIPVVVANMTAVAGRRMAETVARRGGIAVIPQDIPIDVVADVIDWVKSRDLVHDTAITLTAHDTVGEALTLLPKRAHGAVIVVDWENRPVGVVTEADCHGVDMFTQLSQVMTASPQTLPRGVDPQTAFDALHEGRHRLAPVVDEDGRLVGILTRTGALRSTLYQPALDARGRLRVAAAVGVNGDVAAKSKELLDAGVDVLVVDTAHGHQEKMISALRAVRALEPSVPVAAGNVVTAAGVRDLVEAGADIVKVGVGPGAMCTTRMMTGVGRPQFSAVLECAAEARRLGRHVWADGGVRHPRDVALALAAGASNVMIGSWFAGTYESPGDTRTAPDGRKYKENFGMASARAVRLRTADDSPFERARKALFEEGISTSRMYLDPARPSVEDQIDAIVAGLRSSCTYAGATTLEEFHERAVIGVQSASGYSEGMPLYQSW, from the coding sequence GTGCGATTCCTCAATGATGTGACGCCGCCCTACGATCTCACGTACAGCGATGTGTTCATGGTGCCGTCCCGTTCCTCCGTCGGGTCGCGCCTCGCGGTGGACCTGTCCACCGGCGACGGAACCGGCACCACGATCCCCGTCGTCGTCGCCAACATGACGGCCGTCGCGGGCCGCCGCATGGCCGAGACCGTCGCCAGGCGCGGCGGCATCGCCGTCATCCCCCAGGACATCCCGATCGACGTGGTCGCCGATGTCATCGACTGGGTGAAGAGCCGCGACCTCGTCCACGACACGGCCATCACGCTCACGGCCCACGACACGGTGGGCGAGGCGCTCACCCTGCTGCCCAAGCGCGCGCACGGCGCGGTCATCGTCGTGGACTGGGAGAACCGCCCGGTCGGCGTGGTGACCGAGGCCGACTGCCACGGCGTCGACATGTTCACGCAGCTCTCCCAGGTCATGACCGCCTCACCGCAGACGCTGCCGCGCGGCGTCGACCCGCAGACCGCGTTCGACGCGCTGCACGAGGGCCGCCACCGGCTGGCGCCCGTGGTGGACGAGGACGGCCGCCTGGTCGGCATCCTCACCCGCACCGGGGCGCTGCGCTCCACCCTCTACCAGCCCGCCCTCGACGCGCGCGGCCGGCTGCGCGTCGCGGCGGCCGTCGGGGTGAACGGCGACGTGGCCGCCAAGTCCAAGGAGCTGCTCGACGCCGGCGTCGACGTGCTCGTGGTCGACACGGCGCACGGCCACCAGGAGAAGATGATCTCCGCGCTGCGGGCCGTACGCGCGCTCGAGCCCTCCGTGCCGGTCGCGGCCGGCAACGTCGTCACCGCGGCGGGCGTACGCGACCTCGTCGAGGCCGGCGCCGACATCGTGAAGGTCGGCGTGGGTCCGGGCGCGATGTGCACGACCCGGATGATGACCGGCGTGGGACGGCCGCAGTTCTCCGCCGTGCTGGAGTGCGCGGCCGAGGCCCGCCGCCTCGGCCGGCACGTGTGGGCCGACGGCGGCGTGCGCCACCCCCGCGACGTCGCGCTCGCGCTCGCCGCGGGCGCCTCCAACGTCATGATCGGCTCGTGGTTCGCCGGCACGTACGAGTCGCCCGGCGACACCCGCACCGCGCCCGACGGGCGCAAGTACAAGGAGAACTTCGGCATGGCCTCGGCCCGCGCCGTACGGCTGCGCACCGCCGACGACTCGCCGTTCGAGAGGGCCCGCAAGGCGCTGTTCGAGGAGGGCATCTCGACGTCGCGGATGTACCTCGACCCGGCGCGGCCCAGTGTGGAGGACCAGATCGACGCCATCGTGGCCGGTCTGCGTTCCTCCTGCACGTACGCGGGCGCCACGACGCTTGAGGAGTTCCACGAGCGGGCCGTGATCGGCGTGCAGAGCGCCTCCGGCTACAGCGAGGGCATGCCACTTTACCAGAGTTGGTGA